One window from the genome of Microbacterium sulfonylureivorans encodes:
- a CDS encoding 1-acyl-sn-glycerol-3-phosphate acyltransferase: MLRRLVSRVYWACSRWTLSSEPAPDRPTVLLGVPHTSNWDFLLMLGIAWRLGIPVRWLGKSSLFRGWCGPIMRRLGGIPVDRSDPSSVVADVVARIRGGERFGLVVTPEGTRGAGAYWKSGFYRIARETGLGVTLGYVDRTTMTTGLGPTIELTGDVKADMDVIRAFYADKSGLRPEYRTEPRLREEDSSPAAA, from the coding sequence ATGCTCCGACGACTCGTCTCCCGCGTCTACTGGGCCTGCAGTCGCTGGACGCTGTCCTCGGAGCCGGCTCCCGATCGCCCCACCGTCCTCCTCGGCGTCCCCCACACGTCGAACTGGGACTTCCTCCTCATGCTCGGCATCGCGTGGCGCCTCGGAATCCCCGTCCGGTGGCTCGGCAAGTCGAGCCTGTTCCGCGGCTGGTGCGGACCGATCATGCGCCGGCTCGGAGGCATCCCCGTCGACCGCTCCGACCCGTCGAGCGTGGTCGCCGATGTCGTGGCCCGCATCCGCGGCGGCGAGAGGTTCGGCCTCGTAGTCACGCCCGAGGGCACGCGCGGCGCCGGCGCGTACTGGAAGTCGGGCTTCTACCGCATCGCGCGCGAGACCGGCCTGGGCGTCACGCTCGGCTACGTCGACCGCACCACGATGACGACGGGCCTCGGCCCGACCATCGAGCTCACCGGCGACGTCAAGGCCGACATGGACGTCATCCGCGCGTTCTACGCCGACAAGTCCGGCCTGCGGCCCGAGTACCGCACCGAGCCCCGGCTGCGCGAAGAGGACTCCTCGCCCGCCGCCGCGTG
- a CDS encoding ATP-dependent DNA helicase RecG: MPSFTLESRLDGAVGGKTASALDRAFGMRTVGDLLSHYPRRYAKRGELTPISSLPVGEAVTIVAEVRRASERRMQNRKGSILEVVISDGQGDLSLTFFNQSWRIKDLAPGRRGIFAGKVGEYRGAKQLAHPDYELFDDEETARLTAEANANLPIPIYPATSTVASWQFKKIVDLVLDGLGPVPDPLPDELRARHGLLEARTAVERIHRPEFEDEIEPARQTLRMHEAFVLQAALLQQRAFVRALSATRRAPGSLLERFDEALPFPRTPDQISVGEQVERDLQGDWPMNRLVQGEVGSGKTLVALRAMLQVAESGGQSALIAPTEVLAGQHLRSIARALGPRLAPELMPTLLTGQMPAAERRKAALRVASGQARIVVGTHALLSESTTFADLGLVVVDEQHRFGVEQRESLRAKGSSPHALVLTATPIPRTVAMTVFGDLDVSTIRTMPAGRAGIQSFVAPLAEKPAWFGRVWDRIAEEVAQGRQAFVVCAAIDAEALTKDDTADEPVGDAEVEGTRTRWGVVQVADLLSRHPAFSAIRVEMLHGKMPSDEKDAVMQAFARGDIDVLVATTVVEVGVDVPNASTMAILEADRFGVSQLHQLRGRVGRGGVPGLCLLVTESGAGSPARQRVEAVAATLDGFELAEVDLELRGEGDVLGDAQSGARSSLRLLRVVKDADVIAEARVAAEQVLDDDPALVRHPGLAAALERRVGIEERAALAKN, translated from the coding sequence ATGCCGTCGTTCACGCTCGAGTCGCGCCTGGACGGCGCCGTAGGCGGAAAGACGGCGTCCGCGCTCGACCGTGCCTTCGGCATGCGCACCGTGGGCGACCTGCTCTCGCACTACCCCCGCCGCTATGCCAAGCGCGGCGAGCTCACGCCGATCTCGTCGCTCCCCGTCGGCGAGGCCGTCACGATCGTGGCGGAGGTGCGCCGGGCGAGCGAGCGCCGCATGCAGAACCGCAAGGGATCGATTCTCGAGGTCGTCATCTCCGACGGACAGGGCGACCTCTCGCTGACGTTCTTCAATCAGTCGTGGCGGATCAAGGACCTCGCTCCCGGGCGGCGCGGGATCTTCGCCGGAAAGGTGGGGGAGTACCGCGGCGCGAAGCAGCTCGCCCACCCCGACTACGAGCTGTTCGACGACGAGGAGACGGCCCGCCTCACGGCGGAGGCGAACGCGAACCTGCCGATTCCGATCTACCCGGCGACGAGCACGGTCGCGAGCTGGCAGTTCAAGAAGATCGTCGATCTGGTCCTCGACGGTCTCGGTCCTGTGCCCGACCCGCTGCCCGACGAGCTCCGCGCGCGTCATGGCCTGCTGGAGGCGCGCACGGCCGTCGAGCGGATCCACCGCCCCGAGTTCGAGGACGAGATCGAACCGGCCCGTCAGACGCTGCGCATGCACGAGGCCTTCGTGCTCCAGGCCGCGCTGCTGCAGCAGCGGGCGTTCGTCCGCGCTCTGTCGGCGACACGCCGTGCGCCGGGCTCGCTCCTCGAGCGGTTCGACGAGGCGCTGCCGTTCCCGCGCACGCCCGACCAGATCAGCGTCGGCGAGCAGGTCGAGCGCGATCTGCAAGGCGATTGGCCGATGAACCGGCTCGTGCAGGGCGAGGTCGGATCGGGCAAGACGCTCGTGGCGCTGCGGGCGATGCTGCAGGTGGCGGAGAGCGGCGGACAGTCCGCCCTCATCGCGCCGACGGAGGTGCTCGCCGGCCAGCATCTGCGGTCGATCGCCCGCGCGCTCGGGCCCCGGCTCGCACCCGAGCTCATGCCCACGCTGCTCACCGGACAGATGCCGGCGGCCGAGCGCCGCAAGGCGGCGCTCCGCGTCGCGTCCGGGCAGGCGCGCATCGTCGTCGGCACGCACGCGCTGCTCAGCGAGAGCACGACGTTCGCCGACCTCGGCCTCGTCGTCGTCGACGAGCAGCACCGGTTCGGAGTCGAGCAGCGCGAGTCTCTGCGGGCCAAGGGCTCCTCGCCGCACGCGCTGGTGCTCACCGCGACGCCCATCCCGCGCACGGTGGCGATGACCGTGTTCGGCGACCTCGACGTGTCGACGATCCGCACGATGCCGGCGGGGCGTGCGGGCATCCAGAGCTTCGTGGCGCCCCTCGCCGAGAAGCCGGCGTGGTTCGGCCGGGTCTGGGACCGCATCGCCGAGGAGGTCGCGCAGGGCCGTCAGGCGTTCGTGGTGTGCGCCGCGATCGACGCGGAGGCGCTGACCAAGGACGACACCGCCGACGAGCCCGTGGGTGACGCGGAGGTCGAAGGCACCCGCACCCGATGGGGCGTGGTTCAGGTCGCCGACCTGCTGTCGCGGCATCCTGCGTTCTCGGCGATCAGGGTCGAGATGCTCCACGGCAAGATGCCTTCCGACGAGAAGGATGCCGTGATGCAGGCGTTCGCGCGCGGCGACATCGACGTCCTCGTCGCGACGACCGTCGTCGAGGTCGGCGTCGATGTGCCGAACGCCTCGACCATGGCGATCCTCGAGGCCGACCGGTTCGGGGTCTCGCAGCTGCATCAGCTGCGCGGCCGCGTCGGGCGCGGCGGCGTCCCGGGCCTGTGTCTGCTCGTGACGGAGTCAGGCGCGGGGTCGCCTGCACGCCAGCGCGTCGAGGCCGTCGCCGCGACGCTCGACGGGTTCGAACTGGCCGAGGTCGACCTCGAGCTGCGCGGCGAGGGCGATGTGCTCGGCGACGCCCAGTCGGGCGCCCGGTCGTCTTTGCGGCTGCTGCGGGTCGTCAAGGACGCCGATGTCATCGCCGAGGCGCGGGTCGCCGCGGAGCAGGTGCTCGACGACGACCCGGCACTGGTGCGGCATCCGGGACTGGCGGCCGCTCTCGAGCGTCGCGTGGGCATCGAGGAGCGCGCGGCCCTCGCGAAGAATTGA
- the coaD gene encoding pantetheine-phosphate adenylyltransferase — translation MNSRIAVVPGSFDPPTLGHLDVIRRAASLYDQLHVLVVHNPGKEAMLPLAQRLALLEQSIAESDIEGDVVIASWSMGLLVDYATDVDAGVLVKGIRSQVDVAYETPMAIVNRHLAHVETVFLLPDPAHALVSSSLVRQVASLGGDVSPFVPPAVARFLDTGAREV, via the coding sequence ATGAACAGCCGGATCGCCGTCGTCCCCGGGTCCTTCGACCCGCCGACCCTCGGTCACCTCGACGTGATCCGCCGCGCGGCCTCGCTCTACGACCAGCTGCACGTACTGGTGGTGCACAACCCGGGCAAGGAGGCGATGCTGCCCCTCGCGCAGCGCCTCGCGCTGCTGGAGCAGTCGATCGCGGAGAGCGACATCGAGGGCGATGTGGTGATCGCCTCGTGGAGCATGGGGCTCCTGGTCGACTATGCGACGGATGTCGATGCCGGCGTGCTCGTCAAGGGCATCCGGTCGCAGGTCGATGTCGCCTACGAGACGCCGATGGCGATCGTGAACCGCCACCTCGCGCACGTCGAGACGGTCTTCCTGCTCCCGGATCCGGCGCACGCCCTCGTGTCGAGCTCGCTCGTGCGTCAGGTCGCCTCGCTCGGCGGAGACGTGTCGCCGTTCGTCCCGCCGGCCGTGGCGCGATTCCTCGACACGGGCGCGCGAGAGGTCTGA
- a CDS encoding YceD family protein codes for MTGPFVIRVKDIVRSPGEMREHAFEVSAPEKWGEGLVSVDAGVPIDLDVRLESVHEGILVSGTAETEYAGVCGRCLTDIAEGVEVEFQELFAYPGEEATDFEVQDDHVDLETLVRDAIVLSLPFQPVCQPDCPGLDPATGERMTENTGSEQREPLDPRWAALQDYTTDHDEEAPRLRVENTEES; via the coding sequence GTGACGGGTCCGTTCGTGATCCGCGTGAAGGACATCGTCCGCAGCCCGGGGGAGATGCGTGAGCATGCCTTCGAGGTCTCCGCTCCCGAGAAGTGGGGCGAGGGTCTGGTGTCGGTCGACGCCGGCGTTCCGATCGACCTCGACGTCCGGCTGGAGTCGGTGCACGAGGGGATTCTCGTGTCCGGAACCGCCGAGACCGAGTACGCCGGCGTCTGCGGGCGCTGCCTCACCGACATCGCCGAGGGGGTCGAAGTCGAGTTTCAGGAGCTTTTCGCGTATCCTGGAGAGGAAGCAACTGACTTCGAGGTTCAAGACGACCACGTGGATCTTGAAACTCTGGTCAGGGATGCGATTGTCCTGTCGCTTCCGTTTCAGCCGGTGTGTCAGCCGGATTGCCCCGGCCTTGATCCGGCCACGGGTGAGCGGATGACCGAGAACACCGGATCAGAGCAGCGCGAGCCCCTCGATCCTCGCTGGGCCGCGCTCCAGGACTACACCACAGACCACGACGAAGAAGCACCGCGCCTCCGCGTCGAGAACACAGAAGAGAGCTAG
- the rpmF gene encoding 50S ribosomal protein L32, with translation MAGNPPKRKVSRSNTRSRRAQWKAAPITLTTTVENGKTVYSRPHQAKVVTDSQGTELFLEYKGRKVADV, from the coding sequence ATGGCAGGTAACCCCCCGAAGCGGAAGGTCTCCCGCTCGAACACCCGCTCGCGTCGCGCGCAGTGGAAGGCGGCGCCCATCACGCTGACCACCACCGTCGAGAACGGCAAGACCGTCTACAGCCGTCCGCACCAGGCGAAGGTCGTCACCGACTCGCAGGGCACCGAGCTGTTCCTCGAGTACAAGGGCCGCAAGGTCGCCGACGTCTGA
- the rnc gene encoding ribonuclease III, with protein sequence MTDVMDERLALTELTQKLGVEIDPELLSLALTHRSWAYENGQVPHNERLEFLGDAVLGQAVTVLLFTGHPELEEGALAKRRASVVSTVALAEIARGIGLGEHLRLGRGEDLTGGRDKDSILADTMEAVIGATYLSTGPEAATRLVLSLVEPLLANPERYGAAMDPKTSLQELAARTGAQPPVYSVSSTGPDHDRKFTATVVVGDVSAEGVGSSKKQAEMAAALRAWQELSGRA encoded by the coding sequence ATGACCGACGTCATGGATGAGCGCCTCGCGCTCACCGAACTCACGCAGAAGCTCGGGGTCGAGATCGACCCCGAGCTTCTGTCGCTCGCGCTCACGCATCGTTCGTGGGCGTATGAGAACGGGCAGGTGCCGCACAACGAGCGCCTCGAGTTCCTCGGCGACGCCGTGCTCGGCCAGGCTGTGACGGTGCTGCTGTTCACCGGACATCCCGAACTCGAAGAGGGCGCGCTCGCCAAACGGCGCGCGAGCGTCGTGTCGACGGTAGCGCTGGCCGAGATCGCCCGCGGCATCGGGCTGGGGGAGCACCTCAGACTCGGCCGCGGCGAAGACCTCACCGGCGGTCGCGACAAGGACTCGATCCTTGCCGACACGATGGAGGCGGTCATCGGTGCGACGTACCTGTCGACCGGTCCCGAGGCGGCGACCCGACTCGTGCTGAGCCTGGTCGAGCCCCTCCTGGCGAACCCGGAGCGCTACGGCGCGGCCATGGATCCCAAGACGAGCCTGCAGGAGCTCGCGGCCCGTACCGGCGCCCAGCCTCCGGTGTACTCCGTGTCGTCGACCGGCCCCGACCACGACCGCAAATTCACCGCGACCGTCGTCGTCGGCGATGTCTCGGCCGAGGGCGTCGGATCGAGCAAGAAGCAGGCCGAGATGGCCGCGGCGCTGCGTGCGTGGCAGGAGCTCAGCGGGCGTGCCTGA
- the mutM gene encoding bifunctional DNA-formamidopyrimidine glycosylase/DNA-(apurinic or apyrimidinic site) lyase, whose translation MPELPEVEVVRAGLAPAVTGATVLGVSVLDERALTRHEGGGVQFEAALTGRVIRSAARRGKFLWLPLEPTSGDGAPTDAVVGHLGMSGQLLLRVPGAAPERHERVRIDLVHPEHGEVSAVFADQRTFGSLAIDELIPTGDGAPGGWGSDEASVPRQVAHIARDPLDPAFSDAGFRRTLARKGSAVKRVLLDQTVVSGVGNIYADESLWAARIHPETPAAALSTRAVNRLLHEVRHVLEKALAEGGTSFDAQYVNVNGQAGYFAHSLNAYGRTGEPCPRCGRPIVRVSFTNRSSHFCPHCQRGPRHPSP comes from the coding sequence GTGCCTGAACTGCCCGAGGTCGAGGTGGTCCGTGCCGGCCTCGCCCCCGCGGTCACCGGCGCCACCGTGCTGGGCGTCTCGGTGCTCGACGAGCGCGCGCTCACCCGCCACGAGGGCGGGGGTGTGCAGTTCGAGGCGGCCCTGACCGGCCGCGTGATCCGCTCCGCCGCCCGTCGCGGCAAGTTCCTGTGGCTTCCGCTGGAGCCGACCTCGGGCGACGGCGCCCCGACCGACGCCGTCGTCGGGCATCTCGGAATGAGCGGGCAGCTGCTGCTGCGCGTCCCCGGAGCCGCGCCCGAACGGCACGAGCGCGTGCGGATCGACCTGGTTCACCCGGAGCACGGCGAGGTATCGGCGGTGTTCGCCGATCAGCGCACCTTCGGCTCTCTCGCGATCGACGAGCTCATCCCGACCGGTGACGGAGCGCCCGGGGGCTGGGGGAGCGACGAGGCATCCGTTCCCCGCCAGGTCGCGCACATCGCGCGCGATCCGCTCGACCCCGCCTTCTCGGACGCGGGATTCCGCCGCACGCTCGCGCGCAAGGGCTCCGCGGTCAAGCGCGTGCTGCTCGACCAGACCGTGGTCAGCGGCGTCGGGAACATCTACGCCGACGAGTCGCTGTGGGCCGCGAGGATCCATCCGGAGACGCCGGCCGCAGCGCTGTCGACCCGCGCTGTGAACCGGCTGCTCCACGAGGTGCGCCACGTGCTCGAGAAGGCTCTGGCCGAAGGCGGCACGAGCTTCGATGCGCAGTACGTCAACGTGAACGGCCAGGCGGGCTACTTCGCGCACTCGCTCAACGCGTACGGGCGCACAGGCGAGCCGTGCCCGCGCTGCGGACGCCCTATCGTGCGGGTTTCCTTCACCAACAGGTCGAGTCACTTCTGCCCGCACTGCCAGCGCGGACCGCGGCATCCGTCCCCCTGA
- a CDS encoding GNAT family N-acetyltransferase → MTDLAQAGTLTVRPIIVPESVDAADAGPFLEMVRIANAVCLNDAGHDYLHEDADEMLGFMQDQTDWTQRAFAVERDGVILGVVKLMVSNEPDASTVEFDLMIDPPMWGQGAEELLLAEVEREARERGLATIQTWTLHRPGQPGEHFEPPTGWGSVPARDRQTVFQIDNGFTLEQVERNSVFDLTGDFALVERMLDEAIEAAGPDYRIVAWTAPTPAEHRDGFAYAMSRMSTDAPTGGMVVDEQHWDAARVERRDARQRAQGLTVSVAAVQHIPTGTIAAYNELVIAEDHTGATSQYGTLVLKEHRGHKLGTVVKCANLLRWRGLVPESPRVSTFNAEENRHMLDINEAIGFVPASYAGAWKKVLAG, encoded by the coding sequence ATGACCGATCTCGCCCAGGCGGGCACGTTGACCGTCCGCCCGATCATCGTCCCGGAATCCGTGGACGCCGCCGACGCCGGGCCGTTCCTCGAGATGGTGCGCATCGCGAACGCGGTGTGCCTGAACGACGCCGGGCACGACTACCTGCATGAGGACGCCGACGAGATGCTCGGCTTCATGCAGGACCAGACCGACTGGACCCAGCGGGCCTTCGCCGTCGAGCGCGACGGCGTCATCCTCGGGGTCGTGAAGCTGATGGTCTCGAACGAGCCGGATGCGTCGACGGTCGAGTTCGATCTGATGATCGATCCGCCGATGTGGGGCCAGGGCGCCGAGGAGCTGCTCCTCGCCGAGGTCGAGCGCGAGGCGCGCGAGCGCGGGCTCGCGACGATCCAGACGTGGACGCTGCATCGGCCCGGCCAGCCGGGCGAGCACTTCGAGCCGCCGACCGGATGGGGCTCCGTCCCTGCGCGCGATCGGCAGACGGTGTTCCAGATCGACAACGGCTTCACGCTGGAGCAGGTCGAGCGCAACAGCGTGTTCGACCTCACCGGCGACTTCGCCCTCGTGGAGCGCATGCTCGACGAGGCGATCGAGGCCGCGGGTCCGGACTACCGCATCGTCGCCTGGACGGCTCCGACCCCGGCCGAGCACCGAGACGGCTTCGCCTACGCGATGTCGCGCATGTCGACGGATGCGCCGACGGGCGGGATGGTCGTGGACGAGCAGCACTGGGACGCAGCGCGCGTCGAGCGACGGGATGCCCGGCAGCGGGCGCAGGGACTCACCGTCTCGGTCGCGGCCGTCCAGCACATTCCCACCGGGACGATCGCCGCGTACAACGAGCTCGTCATCGCCGAGGATCACACGGGTGCGACGTCGCAGTACGGCACTCTCGTGCTCAAGGAGCACCGCGGCCACAAGCTGGGCACGGTGGTCAAGTGCGCGAACCTGCTGCGGTGGCGCGGACTCGTACCGGAGTCTCCGCGGGTGTCGACGTTCAATGCCGAGGAGAACCGGCACATGCTCGACATCAACGAGGCGATCGGCTTCGTTCCTGCCTCCTACGCGGGGGCATGGAAGAAGGTCCTCGCCGGATGA
- a CDS encoding GNAT family N-acetyltransferase has product MNTLTDIEFRPLVVPESIDAPDAADFVEMVRVRNLVYRQISGHDDHGIAADELLPHFKPNEYEQRLMWVIVEDGAIIGRVGIDLPKENDSKVAFWLIELLRETWGRGVGSAAYEVIERVARENGRTVLQAWAEHPAAPGPRLAPPTGFGDIPDDHAARFFQHHGYALEQVERNSAFDLTAPFDTVERLLAEAQIASAGYRVVQWFAPTPAEFAEGYAWMKSRMVTDAPSADLEFDEEKWDAARIAEHDSKYTDSGRTIQVTAAQHIETGELCAFNELVVGKDRTEASHQEDTLVLKEHRGHKLGTLVKCAGLLSWREIAPDSPRVITYNAEENRPMLDINEAIGFAPIAYEGAWKKVLS; this is encoded by the coding sequence ATGAACACACTCACCGACATCGAGTTCCGCCCGCTGGTGGTCCCCGAGTCCATAGATGCGCCCGACGCCGCCGACTTCGTCGAGATGGTGCGGGTGCGCAACCTCGTCTACCGCCAGATCTCGGGTCATGACGACCATGGCATCGCCGCCGACGAGCTGCTCCCCCACTTCAAGCCCAACGAGTACGAGCAGCGCCTCATGTGGGTCATCGTCGAGGACGGCGCGATCATCGGCCGTGTCGGCATCGACCTCCCGAAGGAGAACGACTCGAAGGTCGCGTTCTGGCTCATCGAACTGCTCCGCGAGACCTGGGGTCGTGGCGTCGGCTCCGCCGCATACGAGGTCATCGAGCGCGTTGCGCGGGAGAACGGCCGCACCGTGCTCCAGGCCTGGGCGGAGCATCCCGCCGCGCCAGGACCGCGGCTCGCGCCGCCGACCGGGTTCGGCGACATCCCCGACGACCACGCCGCGCGGTTCTTCCAGCACCACGGCTACGCGCTGGAGCAGGTCGAGCGCAACAGCGCCTTCGACCTCACCGCTCCGTTCGACACGGTCGAGCGGCTGCTCGCCGAGGCGCAGATCGCGTCGGCCGGCTATCGCGTGGTCCAGTGGTTCGCGCCGACGCCGGCGGAGTTCGCCGAAGGCTATGCGTGGATGAAGTCCCGCATGGTCACCGACGCACCGTCCGCGGATCTCGAGTTCGACGAGGAGAAGTGGGATGCCGCGCGCATCGCCGAGCACGACTCCAAGTACACCGACTCGGGCCGCACCATCCAGGTGACGGCCGCGCAGCACATCGAGACCGGAGAGCTGTGCGCCTTCAACGAGCTCGTCGTCGGGAAGGACCGCACGGAGGCGAGCCATCAGGAGGACACGCTCGTGCTGAAGGAGCACCGCGGTCACAAGCTCGGCACGCTCGTCAAGTGCGCCGGTCTGCTGTCGTGGCGCGAGATCGCGCCCGACTCACCCCGTGTGATCACCTACAACGCAGAGGAGAATCGCCCCATGCTCGACATCAACGAGGCGATCGGGTTCGCCCCGATCGCGTACGAGGGCGCATGGAAGAAGGTGCTGTCATGA